The Arachis hypogaea cultivar Tifrunner chromosome 19, arahy.Tifrunner.gnm2.J5K5, whole genome shotgun sequence genome has a window encoding:
- the LOC112775248 gene encoding uncharacterized protein, with amino-acid sequence MTSSSSYYSRSFSANPRDYKLLEEVGFGASATVYHAVHIPSNEQVAVKVLDLDRCNSNFDDIRREAQTMSLIDHPNVVRAFCSFVVDRSLWVVMPFMDQGSCLHLMKVAYPDGFEEDAIGSVLKETLKALDYLHRHGHIHRDVKAGNILLDSNGDIKLADFGVSACMFDAGDRQRSRNTFVGTPCWMAPEVLQPGTGYNFKADIWSFGITALELAHGHAPFSKYPPMKVLLMTIQNAPPGLDYDRDRKFSKSFKEMVAMCLVKDPTKRPTVEKLLKHSFFKQAKPPELSVKKLFADLPPLWNRVKALQLKDAAQLALKRMPSAEQEAISQSEYKRGVSAWNFDLDDLKAQASSVENNDGFAEMREEDEPKSVSEYKDTTDFQLNVDKNSENSQEDEFGLEVGVYHHTPQSEKRNGLVAEASPSTLDKDTGLSKTKIQSTRIRKTQSGPLVPGTVLGHSLPDRGSTFERLESENQSSGDKSSRDSRRAPNFSGPLMLPNRASANSLSAPIKSSGGYRDTLDDKSKTNLVQIKGRFSVTRENLDLVKDIPVSSVSRRSSQGSPLRKSASVGDWMPDAKQMPVGQSSKDSANINVSASPLIPHLQNLFHQTSIQQDLIMNLLNSLQPAEAVDASQNGKLPPLPRTPENNGNIETTASEREQLLLLKVSELQARMMNLTDELNSERLKYQQLQQQLNALYSQEQNGKRGVA; translated from the exons ATGACCTCTTCTTCTTCCTATTATTCTAGAAGCTTCTCGGCGAACCCGCGGGACTACAAGCTTCTGGAAGAAGTCGGATTCGGCGCCAGCGCAACCGTCTACCACGCCGTTCACATCCCCTCGAACGAGCAAGTCGCCGTGAAGGTCCTGGATCTGGACCGATGCAACAGCAACTTCGACGACATACGGCGAGAGGCTCAGACCATGAGCCTCATCGATCACCCCAACGTCGTCCGCGCCTTCTGCTCCTTCGTCGTCGACCGGAGTCTCTGGGTGGTTATGCCGTTTATGGACCAAGGCTCCTGCCTACACCTCATGAAGGTCGCATACCCCGACGGCTTCGAAGAAGATGCCATTGGATCCGTACTCAAGGAGACACTCAAGGCTCTTGACTACCTCCACCGCCATGGCCACATCCACCGCGATGTTAAGGCTGGGAATATACTTTTGGATTCCAATGGCGATATCAAACTTGCTGATTTCGGTGTTTCTGCTTGCATGTTTGATGCCGGCGATAGGCAGCGGTCCAGGAACACTTTTGTTGGAACTCCTTGCTG GATGGCACCGGAGGTGCTGCAGCCTGGAACTGGTTATAATTTCAA GGCTGATATTTGGTCTTTTGGGATTACGGCGCTTGAGCTGGCTCATGGTCATGCACCTTTCTCGAAATATCCTCCCATGAAG GTGCTTCTAATGACCATACAGAATGCCCCTCCGGGCCTTGATTATGATCGGGATAGGAAGTTCTCTAAG TCTTTTAAGGAAATGGTTGCTATGTGCTTGGTAAAAGATCCGACAAAGAGACCGACGGTGGAGAAGTTACTGAAACATTCTTTCTTCAAGCAAGCCAAGCCTCCTGAGCTTTCTGTAAAGAAATTGTTTGCCGACTTACCTCCACTTTGGAATCGCGTAAAAGCTCTGCAG CTTAAAGATGCTGCTCAACTAGCACTAAAGAGAATGCCTTCTGCAGAGCAAGAAGCAATATCTCAG AGTGAATATAAGCGAGGAGTTAGTGCATGGAactttgatcttgatgatttgaAAGCTCAGGCTTCATCG GTAGAGAACAATGATGGTTTTGCCGAGATGAGGGAAGAAGATGAACCCAAAAGTGTTAGCGAGTACAAG GATACAACTGATTTTCAGCTTAATGTGGACAAGAATTCAGAAAACTCACAAGAAGATGAGTTTGGACTAGAAGTAGGTGTTTATCATCACACACCACAAAGTGAGAAGAGAAATGGATTGGTTGCCGAGGCATCACCTTCTACCCTAGATAAGGATACAGGATTGAGCAAGACCAAAATTCAATCAACGAGGATTCGTAAAACCCAGAGTGGGCCACTGGTGCCAGGCACAGTTCTTGGTCATTCTTTACCTGATAGAGGGTCTACATTTGAAAG GTTAGAGAGTGAAAATCAGTCATCAGGTGACAAAAGTAGTCGTGATTCCCGACGAGCTCCCAACTTTAGTGGTCCATTGATGCTTCCAAACAGAGCTTCAGCAAATAGTTTATCAGCTCCAATAAAATCTTCTGGAG GATACAGAGATACTTTGGATGATAAATCTAAGACTAATCTAGTGCAAATCAAAGGACGATTCTCAGTGACTAGAGAGAATTTAGATCTGGTGAAG GATATCCCCGTAAGTTCAGTTTCACGCAGATCTTCACAG GGATCACCGCTGAGGAAATCTGCCAGTGTTGGTGATTGGATGCCGGATGCCAAACAAATG cCAGTTGGTCAGTCATCAAAAGATTCTGCGAATATCAATGTTTCTGCCTCACCTCTTATACCTCACCTTCAAAACCTTTTTCATCAGACATCTATTCAACAG GATCTCATAATGAATCTTTTGAATAGCTTGCAACCTGCCGAGGCAGTTGATG CTTCTCAGAATGGAAAGTTGCCACCATTACCTCGCACTCCAGAGAACAATGGGAAT ATCGAAACAACAGCCTCGGAGAGGGAGCAACTGCTACTGCTAAAAGTTTCAGAACTTCAAGCACG GATGATGAATTTGACCGATGAATTGAATTCTGAAAGGTTAAAATACCAGCAG TTGCAACAACAGTTAAATGCTCTTTACAGTCAAGAACAAAATGGAAAAAGAGGAGTTGCATGA